Proteins encoded together in one Lathyrus oleraceus cultivar Zhongwan6 chromosome 5, CAAS_Psat_ZW6_1.0, whole genome shotgun sequence window:
- the LOC127086197 gene encoding tubby-like F-box protein 7 produces the protein MSLMKVFRSGKFSSSLNEVPSLDATGDDRKGTAVRESEDGTDWSTMLPDLLAEIIKRVDAAEDQWPHRQNVVACACVCKRWRDVTRETVRSPRDGRITFPSCLKQPGPRDLPHQCLIKRDKKTSTFYLYLSLTSSYTDKGKFLLAAKRYRYGTHIEYVISLDADDLSQGSNAYVGKLSSDFLGTNFTIYDSRPPHNGAKPSCAKASRRFASKQISPHVPQVPAGNFEVGNVSYKFNLLKSRGPRRMTCSLKSTVSSMGESSDGKTHSCSLKSTVSSMGERADGKSFDGHKMHPCSLNSAVSPKGKSSDYKSFADHMMPRKKPSAHTILKNKAPRWHEHLQCWCLNFHGRVTVASVKNFQLIATTDQSQPEGKGDQETVLQFGKVGDDTFTMDYRQPLSAFHAFAICLTSFGTKLACE, from the exons ATGTCGTTGATGAAGGTTTTTCGATCTGGCAAATTCTCGAGTTCCTTAAACGAGGTTCCATCTCTCGATGCTACCGGCGATGACCGGAAAGGAACCGCCGTCCGTGAATCGGAGGACGGAACTGATTGGTCAACCATGCTGCCGGATCTACTTGCGGAGATTATTAAACGAGTTGACGCCGCCGAGGATCAGTGGCCGCACCGTCAAAACGTCGTCGCTTGCGCCTGCGTTTGCAAACGGTGGAGAGATGTTACACGGGAGACCGTACGATCACCGCGTGACGGCAGAATCACTTTTCCGTCTTGTCTTAAACAG CCAGGACCACGCGACCTACCTCATCAATGTCTTATAAAGCGGGATAAAAAGACCTCCACATTTTACCTCTATCTTTCCCTTACATCAT CATACACAGATAAAGGGAAGTTTCTGTTGGCAGCTAAAAGATATAGGTATGGTACCCATATTGAATATGTTATATCGCTCGATGCTGATGATTTATCCCAAGGAAGCAATGCTTATGTCGGCAAGCTAAG CTCGGATTTTCTTGGCACCAACTTCACAATTTATGACAGCCGTCCACCCCATAATGGTGCCAAACCATCATGTGCCAAAGCTAGCCGTCGTTTTGCAAGCAAACAGATAAGCCCTCATGTTCCTCAAGTACCTGCTGGTAACTTTGAGGTGGGGAATGTCTCCTACAAGTTCAACCTTTTGAAATCAAGAGGGCCAAGGAGAATGACCTGCTCTCTGAAGTCTACTGTCTCATCAATGGGTGAAAGCTCAGACGGCAAGACGCACTCTTGCTCTCTGAAGTCTACTGTCTCATCAATGGGTGAAAGGGCAGATGGCAAGTCTTTCGATGGCCACAAGATGCACCCTTGCTCTCTCAATTCTGCTGTCTCACCAAAGGGTAAAAGCTCAGATTACAAGTCTTTCGCCGACCACATGATGCCCCGTAAAAAACCTTCTGCCCACACAATCTTGAAAAACAAAGCTCCAAGGTGGCACGAACATTTGCAATGCTGGTGCTTGAACTTCCATGGTCGTGTGACAGTGGCATCAGTGAAGAACTTTCAGCTGATTGCCACTACGGACCAGAGCCAACCCGAAGGAAAAGGAGATCAAGAAACTGTTCTCCAGTTTGGTAAAGTAGGGGATGATACTTTCACCATGGACTATAGACAGCCCTTATCCGCCTTCCATGCATTTGCGATTTGCTTAACTAGCTTTGGCACTAAACTGGCTTGTGAGTAA
- the LOC127086200 gene encoding late embryogenesis abundant protein D-34, translated as MSQEKPRRPEQEPIKYGDVFNVSGKLSSQPIGQRDAEAMQSAEDKTLGKARKDGPASLMSSAAQKNEDAGFMDDDIATNIARKEGVAVSQTYDSGKRVITETLGGQVLGKFVEDTNGADPLKKNK; from the exons ATGAGTCAGGAGAAGCCACGGAGGCCGGAGCAAGAACCGATAAAATACGGCGACGTGTTCAACGTGTCTGGTAAGTTATCATCCCAACCGATTGGACAAAGAGATGCTGAAGCAATGCAATCAGCGGAAGACAAGACATTGGGAAAAGCTCGAAAAGATGGTCCTGCTTCTCTCATGAGTTCTGCGGCCCAGAAAAACGAGGATGCTGGTTTCATGGATGATGACATTGCTACAAACATTGCTAGAAAAGAAGGCGTTGCGGTTTCTCAAACTTATGATTCGGGCAAACGTGTCATCACCGAGACCCTTGGTGGACAG GTTCTGGGGAAGTTTGTGGAAGATACAAATGGTGCGGACCCGCTTAAGAAAAACAAGTGA
- the LOC127081931 gene encoding uncharacterized protein LOC127081931 translates to MIETNSHSQTSNDTSSTSQTNLPQAAKPNFHSAFAINNVKTIIPVTLENDYNLYLSWSALFKVQARVHNVLDHIIPSSDAQAIQASTGLKDNDSELWNRLDTVVLQWMYATVSQDILQSILIVDDTAEECWKRIAAMFHDNKNSCAVQLENQFSNINLKDFPPTKAYCNRLKTLSDQLANVDSPVTNTRLVLKMISGLTDAYAGFVTYIQQHDSLPTFATSR, encoded by the coding sequence ATGATAGAAACAAACTCCCATTCCCAAACGTCTAATGACACTTCATCAACCTCTCAAACCAACCTTCCTCAAGCGGCGAAACCTAACTTCCACTCCGCCTTCGCCATCAACAACGTCAAAACCATAATCCCGGTGACATTGGAAAATGATTATAATCTCTACCTTTCATGGTCTGCCCTCTTCAAGGTGCAAGCACGTGTTCACAACGTACTTGATCACATCATCCCGTCATCGGATGCACAGGCCATACAAGCATCAACAGGCCTTAAGGATAACGATTCTGAACTTTGGAATCGACTTGATACGGTGGTACTGCAATGGATGTATGCAACCGTCTCGCAGGATATTCTCCAATCAATCCTCATCGTCGATGACACTGCCGAAGAATGCTGGAAGCGCATCGCCGCTATGTTTCATGATAACAAGAATTCATGTGCTGTACAACTAGAAAATCAATTCAGCAACATAAACCTAAAAGATTTTCCACCGACAAAAGCGTACTGCAACCGCCTCAAAACTCTATCTGATCAACTCGCCAACGTCGACTCTCCGGTCACTAACACACGACTGGTGCTTAAAATGATATCCGGTCTCACTGATGCATACGCTGGGTTTGTCACATATATACAGCAACACGACTCTCTTCCCACCTTCGCCACATCACGATAA